From Odontesthes bonariensis isolate fOdoBon6 chromosome 21, fOdoBon6.hap1, whole genome shotgun sequence, a single genomic window includes:
- the tcf20 gene encoding transcription factor 20 isoform X1, which yields MQNFSNSPAPPSIPPGFSGRGVGGPTYPPQPAEPQISPRMTDDYAGMQQQSLHRGHHLPSQASHMLAYSVRNRGAVEPPPTQGTIHSGNSNNPYRKDAMDYYFSMGGKDRHRRGGMGYGAGFGYPSIDGHIPHQYRHPGSSAAPSSGLMSPYPVDYGSGAGSGGAAGAFSPSHQYSMNQNPAMQSVPGSQMQHRQHGQTFPVVHHGQQHRSYTHSGHRMTPQYPHYSPQGGASTGSSGMYSPPPQRYLDGAANTGFDPKVNSSPSVNSGSNSISCSVAANSVGPMENVQQSYHAANYHGYSPQSHSLHKQATLQHRNSQHNLGVGYDSPLKMQHHGLSPGSVYAKHHQASTPSIPQPASQEIAKSPMHPNAQQTQMNQNFSPISNPSPAASAVHSPSCSSSPSPLTGVSEAHGNPSGHGHSHPPPSNPRSSHGHGRLLQTMPQLSPTPNSNSSISSCGSSGSHKAHNMSAVGGSSLPPSGRNKVGHGAGIGSREEGSSVYSASSLDKMQDAGLNSLNALSSQVANLPNTVQHMLLTDTVLSQKRKDGGQMQQATHSVPPSQTRSRNLSAASSTSTVKDGGAVGVGDGAGLDAGADEDFSLMSVGGPSGTKGDREEQFSEGEHGRVRQMSGASSDSEATGYNQTQTQSERAASVKTVASDSPSKEAVATETKLKEVHIPSSSPSPSFGYQSSETGPTIHSTPPVSSSPSFTSSSIAPPQPNCAPETGLTYNDDTGGERKATEIKNESEAAAEKTQKASSPIQQDGEVDPQNGQDKENRLLSETKSHNYKREDRHTSEEQQNASNVGVIVSARSEGSQAEKSKHSQDNCVEEKQSHSYLRESSSHNGEEGVDLSLYSSQHQKSNSGRSQNPPQPASHKYSSPESTYGSDLSMKNRVRAGPLGVTESNPRFLSYQQSQTGYVPAHPKDAGGSVAETLPKRGQGEGSKGQEDNSQMQQFPSLLQEVLQGYNLDRRYGRPEQAYPAHHQVRQQFPTRHTFGMTEGARIQSGVPEVLAHSAQMGSSGKPQSKRHGSEPDFKTDPQPTVKSELSNAKILQNTEKTEVGVSQSHLSQATESQEPPPKHINLADYSLPQKKASTNVSNPSSAVQELLLQEPEPLTGTTGQTESHKSSGSILAPSERRSVICDVSPNRRSTPERERERDREREREKSQSGASVIQQPFSSPAAACDSGKKDTGEKQVVKIEASSKEAGTNAANLQAEHRGSGGVNEADPEYHSKSLHSVGMSADPYRRGSLDITPMTSHPLSTNPLSSPSRHQTYLHGVDLSAGGGSSFPAFRYGDTRENHLMSRSNPHFPSHHPYHHLPPQSQTTNKLQMYPHPRGPPLHPHDMSDWVKAMSRPSKEMMMMQPGSSPGRHKVSQSEQRQRTISQGDVPSEQHTSKTSLHHQSAYYEMKMWESAHSGREGARMIEGDAYYRAQPPPPPPPLPSPAPVISHGPVPPQMSLSQNIAEPEACRGATEEAKHPCPPLPPSSTKPPADVNSTQPPGQRPTKAAGSGDTNLLILRRRVRSFISPIPAKRQLQDASQQRAATNSHHSPGAHSESSHHNEDDSSSSDLPCPRLTSPLPGENTFSQTLSPSSGNTKVLPARKGRGLKLEAIVQKITPNIKKPAGHVDDESNHYPGFSHSEIPTYSESQDQDLAHFPRVAGGDDSYMDESHSLKGMLPFRGVDETGPLPTPAYSCDPHQTSQAIKQDFDFGLGAAVGSASGDKEDFALLGPLPPPPPLPRPVQGSPPPSSSALSDIQHFTNTYQQLETRRGEQSAANLLRQKLQESGMGFDDYPGSDYYGTPPPHQGHMLNRQHQMSSGRSSLSPQDSKPLESVVPKGYFPSGKKKGRPVGSVNKQKRAQSQVPTQAQPQVQTQNTTPSAPPAPPIPSPAAVTPPLTVESTSSTSTPTGPPLSENKDTPLLAPPILTQAVKADVESEDTQPEIEVKPVRRRRRGVKDEDEPLEARGRQRRRRRGAVAAPPSMAKDDLETLSAAGGSLGTNRVFMDPNRKGLFIPHIHVEKKVPEIGAVCTIVNAEEDKMKGERSAVGGKAGGSGIDSLLTSALSSHLSRRDREAEKRETDEVESTLQSGKALPSSGYIVSGPVITETNHSGRLLCCLCQKWANYKHLGDLYGPYYPAEYAAKLPKNQPQIRQCQAATGTNKTGPNSDINSNALSALPDTQTQHAQLTKPSTEIDCAVKLDSDPTYLPTAVPTPSPAGTKEMMTHVAGKLSNPASSSSSSATVKTSLTWDMNPDIRPIPELKREPDLESDQQPALKQPQQPTDVAQQRPQHRKLTSHPRFKRRHKSSEDSPRMVPSNSKASLPFQPPPPALDSLGPLAQLAQLPQMPMDPEELWVHEGCIVWTSGVYLVNGRLYGLQEALDGARETSCSYCEMVGSTLGCYSKGCTLRYHYLCAIEADCSLNEDNFSMRCPKHKVKKESLPRAYGQPSQCTWSSPREAEGNGEEEEETQEPGSC from the exons ATGCAGAATTTCTCTAACAGTCCAGCCCCTCCCTCCATCCCCCCTGGGTTCAGTGGGAGGGGTGTGGGCGGACCTACATATCCCCCTCAGCCAGCAGAGCCCCAGATCTCCCCAAGGATGACAGATGACTACGCAGGGATGCAACAGCAGAGCCTGCACAGAGGGCATCACCTCCCAAGTCAGGCCAGCCACATGCTTGCTTACAGTGTGAGAAACAGAGGAGCTGTGGAGCCACCGCCAACACAGGGTACCATTCACAGTGGCAACAGTAACAACCCCTACAGGAAGGATGCTATGGATTATTATTTTTCAATGGGTGGAAAAGACAGGCATAGAAGGGGAGGTATGGGTTATGGGGCAGGGTTTGGATACCCCAGTATTGATGGACATATACCTCACCAGTACCGGCATCCTGGATCTAGCGCTGCACCATCCTCTGGCCTGATGTCACCATATCCAGTAGACTATGGCTCTGGTGCTGGTTCAGGTGGGGCTGCTGGAGCCTTCTCTCCTTCTCATCAGTACAGCATGAACCAGAATCCTGCAATGCAGTCGGTTCCAGGTTCTCAGATGCAACACCGCCAGCACGGGCAGACCTTCCCGGTCGTCCACCATGGGCAGCAGCATAGGAGCTACACACACTCTGGGCATAGAATGACCCCACAGTACCCACATTACTCTCCACAGGGTGGAGCATCCACAGGGTCATCAGGAATGTATAGCCCCCCTCCGCAGAGATATCTCGATGGAGCTGCTAACACTGGCTTTGATCCCAAAGTCAACAGTTCTCCCAGTGTCAACTCTGGTTCAAATTCAATCTCTTGTTCAGTTGCTGCTAACAGTGTGGGGCCAATGGAGAATGTCCAACAGAGTTACCATGCTGCAAATTATCATGGATATTCCCCACAGTCGCACTCACTTCACAAACAGGCAACACTACAGCACCGCAACTCGCAGCATAATTTAGGTGTAGGATATGACAGTCCTCTGAAGATGCAGCACCACGGTCTGTCTCCAGGCTCTGTTTATGCTAAACATCATCAAGCCTCCACTCCCAGTATACCTCAACCAGCATCTCAAGAAATAGCCAAATCTCCGATGCATCCTAATGCGCAGCAGACTCAAATGAACCAAAATTTTAGTCCAATATCAAACCCCTCCCCTGCTGCCTCAGCAGTGCATTCCCCCAGCTGTAGCTCCTCGCCTTCCCCTTTGACGGGTGTCTCAGAGGCACATGGAAACCCTTCAGGGCATGGTCATTCTCATCCTCCTCCATCAAATCCCCGTAGCAGCCACGGTCATGGTAGATTACTGCAGACTATGCCTCAgttaagtcccacacccaactCAAATAGCAGCATCAGTAGTTGTGGTAGCAGTGGTAGTCATAAAGCTCACAACATGAGTGCAGTTGGAGGGAGCAGTCTTCCTCCATCAGGCCGCAACAAAGTGGGTCATGGCGCTGGAATTGGATCCAGAGAAGAAGGCTCGTCTGTTTATTCAGCTTCTTCACTTGACAAAATGCAGGATGCTGGTCTGAATAGTCTTAATGCCTTGAGCTCCCAAGTAGCCAATCTACCAAACACAGTTCAGCACATGCTCCTCACTGACACAGTGCTCTCACAGAAGAGGAAAGATGGCGGTCAGATGCAACAGGCAACACACAGCGTGCCTCCGTCACAAACAAGGAGCCGAAATTTAAGTGCAGCCTCAAGCACTAGCACTGTCAAAGATGGAGGTGCAGTGGGGGTTGGTGATGGTGCCGGTCTAGATGCTGGTGCTGATGAAGACTTCTCTTTGATGTCAGTTGGGGGCCCATCGGGGACCAAAGGAGACAGAGAAGAGCAGTTTTCTGAAGGGGAACATGGGAGGGTGAGGCAGATGAGTGGTGCGAGCAGTGACTCTGAAGCAACTGGCTATAATCAAACCCAAACACAGAGCGAGCGAGCAGCCAGTGTTAAAACAGTTGCCTCTGATTCTCCATCCAAAGAAGCAGTTGCCACagaaacaaaactaaaagaaGTTCACATTCCTTCGTCATCACCGTCTCCATCCTTTGGATATCAGTCATCGGAGACTGGTCCAACGATACATTCGACACCTCCAGTTTCCTCGTCCCCATCATTCACCTCTTCCAGTATTGCCCCTCCCCAACCAAACTGTGCCCCAGAAACTGGTTTGACATATAATGACGACACAGGTGGGGAGAGAAAGGCAACGGAAATAAAGAATGAAAGTGAAGCTGCAGCTGAGAAAACACAGAAGGCCAGTAGCCCAATACAACAAGATGGAGAAGTCGATCCACAGAATGGCCAGGACAAGGAAAATAGATTGCTCTCCGAAACCAAATCGCACAATTATAAGAGAGAAGACCGGCATACATCAGAAGAACAGCAGAATGCCAGTAATGTCGGTGTGATTGTTTCCGCTCGATCTGAAGGAAGTCAGGCCGAAAAAAGTAAACATTCCCAAGACAACTGTGTGGAAGAGAAGCAGTCACACTCATACTTAAGGGAGTCGAGCAGTCATAATGGTGAGGAAGGTGTAGATCTGAGTCTGTATTCCTCCCAACACCAGAAATCAAACTCTGGAAGGTCTCAAAATCCTCCACAGCCTGCTTCACATAAATATAGCAGTCCAGAATCAACATATGGCTCAGATTTGTCCATGAAGAACAGAGTGAGGGCTGGCCCACTGGGTGTAACGGAATCTAATCCCAGATTCTTAAGCTACCAACAGTCACAAACTGGATATGTCCCCGCGCATCCAAAAGATGCTGGAGGTTCTGTAGCTGAAACTTTGCCCAAGAGAGGCCAAGGAGAGGGATCTAAAGGTCAGGAGGATAATTCCCAGATGCAGCAATTCCCAAGCCTTTTGCAAGAGGTTCTTCAAGGTTACAATTTAGATAGACGCTATGGTAGACCAGAACAGGCATATCCTGCACATCATCAAGTTCGACAGCAGTTTCCAACCAGACACACATTTGGCATGACTGAAGGCGCAAGGATTCAAAGTGGAGTACCTGAGGTTTTGGCTCATTCTGCTCAAATGGGTAGTTCTGGAAAACCCCAAAGTAAGAGACATGGAAGTGAGCCTGATTTCAAAACAGATCCCCAGCCCACAGTGAAATCAGAGTTGTCCAATGCTAAGATTCtccaaaatactgaaaaaactGAAGTGGGTGTGTCCCAGAGCCATTTATCACAGGCTACAGAGTCTCAGGAACCCCCACCGAAACATATAAACTTAGCTGACTATTCCCTGCCACAGAAAAAAGCCTCAACTAATGTGTCCAACCCTTCCTCTGCTGTGCAGGAGCTCCTTTTGCAGGAGCCAGAACCGCTGACTGGCACCACTGGTCAAACAGAGTCTCACAAATCATCAGGCTCCATATTAGCCCCATCAGAGCGACGCTCTGTCATCTGTGATGTGTCGCCAAACCGACGCAGCACGCCGGAgcgggagagggagagggacagagagagggagcgGGAGAAAAGTCAGAGCGGAGCCTCTGTGATTCAGCAGCCGTTCTCCTCTCCAGCAGCAGCCTGCGACTCGGGCAAAAAGGATACGGGAGAGAAACAAGTGGTGAAAATAGAAGCGTCATCGAAAGAGGCTGGGACAAATGCTGCAAACTTACAGGCTGAGCACCGTGGAAGTGGTGGGGTCAATGAAGCAGACCCGGAGTATCATTCCAAGTCTCTTCATTCAGTTGGAATGAGCGCTGACCCCTACAGGCGAGGTAGTCTTGATATTACCCCCATGACTTCTCATCCTTTGAGCACGAATCCTTTGTCTTCACCGTCAAGGCATCAGACATATCTTCATGGTGTTGATCTGTCAGCCGGGGGTGGCAGCTCATTCCCTGCTTTTCGCTACGGAGATACAAGGGAAAACCACCTGATGTCACGCAGCAATCCACATTTTCCCTCTCACCATCCATACCACCATTTACCACCTCAGTCTCAAACCACAAATAAGCTTCAAATGTATCCGCACCCCCGTGGCCCCCCTCTTCACCCCCATGACATGAGTGACTGGGTGAAAGCAATGAGCAGGCCTTCTAaggagatgatgatgatgcagcCTGGCTCTTctcctggaagacacaaggtcAGCCAATCGGAGCAGAGGCAGCGAACAATTTCCCAAGGTGACGTGCCCAGTGAGCAACACACGAGCAAAACTTCACTCCATCATCAAAGTGCTTActatgaaatgaaaatgtggGAATCGGCACACTCTGGAAGAGAGGGCGCTCGCATGATAGAAGGAGACGCCTACTATAGAGcacagcctcctcctccgcctccccCTCTTCCATCTCCCGCTCCTGTCATTTCACATGGCCCCGTTCCTCCACAAATGTCTCTGAGCCAAAACATCGCAGAGCctgaggcctgcagaggagCCACAGAGGAGGCCAAACATCCCTGCCCGCCTCTTCCACCCAGCTCCACTAAGCCTCCCGCGGATGTGAACTCCACTCAGCCACCGGGGCAGCGTCCAACTAAAGCTGCGGGTTCTGGAGACACAAATCTGCTCATATTAAGAAGAAGAGTTCGCTCTTTCATCTCTCCTATTCCCGCCAAAAGACAACTCCAGGACGCGTCTCAGCAGAGAGCTGCCACAAATTCCCATCACTCCCCTGGGGCTCATTCAGAGTCCAGCCATCACAATGAAGATGACTCATCCAGTTCCGATTTGCCATGTCCCAGACTCACCTCTCCCCTGCCAGGAGAGAACACCTTTTCACAAACTCTGTCTCCATCAAGTGGTAACACCAAGGTTTTGCCTGCCAGAAAAGGACGAGGTTTGAAACTCGAGGCAATCGTGCAGAAAATCACCCCAAATATTAAAAAGCCAGCAGGCCACGTTGATGATGAGTCAAACCATTACCCAGGCTTCTCACACTCAGAAATACCAACATATAGTGAGTCACAGGACCAAGACTTAGCACATTTCCCCAGGGTTGCAGGTGGGGATGATAGTTACATGGATGAAAGTCACTCGTTAAAAGGCATGCTTCCTTTCAGAGGAGTTGATGAAACGGGGCCTTTACCAACGCCTGCCTACTCGTGTGATCCCCATCAGACGTCTCAAGCCATCAAACAGGATTTTGACTTTGGGTTAGGGGCTGCTGTGGGATCCGCATCCGGGGACAAGGAAGACTTTGCTTTACTCGGACCTttacctcctcctccacctctgccccGTCCAGTGCAGGGTTCCCCACCTCCGTCTTCATCTGCCCTGTCAGATATTCAACATTTCACAAACACTTACCAGCAGCTTGAGACACGAAGGGGAGAGCAGTCTGCTGCCAACCTTCTCCGACAGAAACTTCAAGAATCTGGCATGGGATTTGATGACTACCCTGGCAGTGACTACTACGGGACTCCCCCGCCCCACCAAGGACACATGCTGAACAGACAGCATCAGATGTCTTCAGGAAGGTCCAGTCTGTCACCACAAGATTCAAAGCCACTAGAGAGCGTCGTGCCTAAAGGCTATTTCCCATCCGGCAAGAAAAAGGGCAGGCCTGTAGGGAGTGTGAATAAGCAAAAACGGGCTCAGAGCCAAGTCCCAACACAGGCCCAGCCTCAGGTCCAGACACAGAACACAACTCCAAGTGCTCCtccagcccctcccattccCTCTCCTGCAGCTGTCACACCCCCTTTAACAGTGGAGTCTACCAGCAGCACCTCAACCCCCACCGGACCCCCtctgtcagaaaataaagacacTCCCCTGCTCGCCCCACCCATTCTGACCCAAGCCGTGAAAGCTGATGTCGAGAGCGAGGACACTCAGCCAGAGATCGAGGTGAAACCTGTGCGACGCAGGCGCAGAGGTGTGAAAGATGAAGATGAGCCGTTGGAGGCGAGGGGACgtcagaggaggagaaggagaggggCAGTAGCGGCGCCACCATCCATGGCCAAAGATGACCTAGAAACACTTTCAGCGGCAGGAGGGAGTCTCGGCACAAATAGAGTTTTCATGGATCCAAATAGAAAGGGCCTGTTTATTCCTCACATACATGTAGAGAAAAAAGTACCAGAGATCGGGGCGGTGTGCACGATTGTAAACGCTGAGGAGGACAAGATGAAAGGAGAGCGCAGTGCAGTCGGAGGGAAAGCAGGCGGGAGTGGAATTGATTCTCTCCTGACCTCAGCTCTTTCTTCCCATTTATCCCGGCGAGACAGAGAAGCGGAGAAAAGGGAGACAGACGAGGTGGAAAGTACACTTCAGTCAGGCAAAGCACTTCCTTCGTCTGGCTATATTGTTTCAGGCCCCGTGATTACAGAGACCAATCACTCTGGCCGCCTGCTATGTTGCCTGTGTCAGAAATGGGCAAATTACAAGCACCTTGGAGACCTCTATGGGCCATACTATCCAGCTGAATATGCTGCAAAGCTTCCCAAGAACCAGCCCCAGATCAGACAGTGTCAGGCCGCCACAGGCACAAACAAAACTGGACCAAATTCAGACATAAACTCAAATGCCTTGAGTGCCCTCCCAGACACACAAACGCAACATGCTCAGCTCACCAAGCCTTCAACTGAGATCGACTGTGCCGTCAAGTTGGATTCAGACCCAACATATCTCCCCACTGCAGTCCCAACTCCTTCCCCAGCTGGAACAAAGGAGATGATGACACATGTGGCTGGCAAGCTAAGTAACCCCGcctcatcctcttcctcctctgccaCAGTTAAAACATCCCTGACCTGGGACATGAATCCAGATATCCGACCTATCCCTGAGCTTAAGAGAGAGCCAGACCTCGAAAGTGACCAGCAGCCGGCGCTGAAACAGCCGCAGCAGCCGACGGATGTAGCTCAACAGCGGCCTCAACACAGAAAGTTGACCTCGCACCCCCGCTTTAAAAGGCGACACAAGTCCAGTGAAGACTCCCCAAGAATGGTACCATCCAACAGTAAGGCATCCCTGCCCTTTCAGCCGCCACCCCCCGCCTTGGACTCCCTGGGACCCTTGGCACAACTCGCACAGCTGCCTCAGATGCCCATGGACCCAGAGGAACTGTGGGTCCATGAAGGCTGTATAGTCTGGACCAGTGGAGTGTACCTTGTCAATGGAAGACTGTACGGCCTGCAGGAGGCACTAGATGGTGCCAGAGAAACA AGTTGTTCATACTGTGAGATGGTCGGCTCGACCCTGGGCTGCTACAGTAAAGGCTGCACACTCCGCTACCACTACCTATGTGCTATTGAAGCCG ATTGTTCACTAAACGAAGATAACTTCTCAATGAGGTGTCCGAAGCACAAGGTAAAGAAAGAGAG TTTACCCAGAGCATACGGCCAGCCAAGCCAGTGTACCTGGAGCAGTCCGAGAGAGGCTGAGGGAaacggagaggaggaggaggagacgcaGGAGCCTGGGAGCT GTTAA